In a genomic window of Streptomyces roseoviridis:
- a CDS encoding Clp protease N-terminal domain-containing protein, translating into MHGLTPRALRPLPAARRAELEDGLTPQLVAVVTGARRRALRDGDRQIDTAHLLHSLVETDPEAAAAFEDDHRRARVLGYLVQRSIGYGLHWQRSVEDTGSALPVLRDADGGAPGWSPAAAAALAGARERAARRGDRRARGLDLLAALAVDPDNRAAEVLRRAGVDRAALAARCGEPSQQV; encoded by the coding sequence GTGCACGGCCTGACGCCCAGGGCGCTGCGGCCGCTGCCCGCGGCACGCCGTGCGGAACTGGAGGACGGTCTGACCCCGCAGCTCGTCGCGGTGGTCACCGGTGCCCGGCGCCGTGCCCTGCGCGACGGGGACCGGCAGATCGACACCGCGCACCTGTTGCACTCCCTCGTCGAGACCGACCCCGAGGCCGCCGCCGCGTTCGAGGACGACCACCGGCGCGCCCGGGTCCTCGGCTATCTCGTCCAGCGTTCCATCGGTTACGGCCTGCACTGGCAGCGTTCCGTCGAGGACACCGGCTCCGCCCTGCCCGTGCTGCGGGACGCCGACGGCGGAGCCCCGGGATGGTCGCCCGCGGCGGCCGCCGCCCTGGCGGGCGCCCGCGAGCGGGCCGCGCGGCGCGGTGACCGCCGGGCCCGCGGCCTCGATCTGCTCGCGGCGCTCGCCGTCGACCCGGACAACCGGGCGGCCGAGGTGCTGCGCCGGGCGGGAGTCGACCGGGCCGCCCTCGCCGCCCGCTGCGGGGAGCCGTCTCAACAGGTGTAA
- a CDS encoding EamA family transporter, producing the protein MHASQGRSAGLGLALASAFAFGGSGVAAKPLIEAGLDPLHVVWLRVAGAALVMLPLAWRHRDLVRRKPALLAGFGLLAVAGVQACYFAAISRIPVGVALLIEYLAPALVLGWVRFVQRRPVTRAAALGVVLAVGGLACVVQVWSGLSFDLLGLLLALAAACCQVGYFVLSDQGGTEAEPADPLGVIAYGLLVGALVLTAVARPWTMDWSVLAGSADMNGTGAPAWLLLGWIVLIATVLAYVTGVVSVRRLSPQVAGVVACLEAVIATVLAWVLLGEHLAAPQILGGAVVLVGAFIAQSSTPRATADEPVAGSAADAASGSGPSPEAREAGLSGRRTAP; encoded by the coding sequence ATGCACGCGTCTCAGGGGAGAAGCGCCGGCCTGGGACTCGCCCTGGCCTCGGCCTTCGCATTCGGTGGTTCAGGTGTCGCGGCCAAGCCGCTCATCGAGGCGGGACTCGACCCGCTGCACGTGGTCTGGCTACGCGTGGCCGGCGCCGCGCTCGTCATGCTGCCGCTGGCCTGGCGCCACCGCGACCTGGTGCGCCGCAAGCCCGCCCTGCTCGCCGGCTTCGGACTGCTCGCCGTCGCCGGTGTCCAGGCCTGCTACTTCGCCGCCATCTCCCGCATCCCGGTCGGCGTCGCCCTCCTCATCGAGTACCTCGCGCCCGCCCTCGTCCTCGGCTGGGTCCGCTTCGTCCAGCGCAGGCCCGTGACCCGCGCCGCCGCCCTCGGCGTCGTCCTCGCCGTCGGCGGACTCGCCTGCGTCGTCCAGGTCTGGTCCGGGCTGAGCTTCGACCTGCTCGGGCTGCTCCTCGCCCTCGCCGCCGCCTGCTGCCAGGTCGGCTACTTCGTCCTGTCCGACCAGGGCGGAACCGAGGCCGAGCCCGCCGACCCGCTCGGCGTCATCGCGTACGGCCTGCTCGTCGGCGCCCTCGTGCTCACCGCCGTCGCCCGCCCGTGGACCATGGACTGGTCCGTCCTCGCCGGCAGCGCCGACATGAACGGCACCGGTGCCCCCGCCTGGCTGCTGCTCGGCTGGATCGTCCTGATCGCCACCGTCCTCGCGTACGTCACCGGCGTCGTCTCGGTGCGCCGGCTCTCCCCGCAGGTCGCCGGCGTCGTGGCCTGCCTGGAAGCGGTCATCGCGACCGTGCTCGCGTGGGTGCTGCTCGGTGAGCACCTGGCGGCGCCGCAGATCCTCGGCGGCGCCGTGGTCCTCGTCGGCGCCTTCATCGCCCAGTCCTCCACGCCCAGGGCGACCGCGGACGAGCCGGTCGCGGGGTCGGCGGCCGACGCGGCCTCCGGCAGCGGGCCGTCGCCGGAGGCGCGAGAGGCCGGGTTGTCCGGCCGGAGGACCGCGCCGTAA
- a CDS encoding DMT family transporter, with translation MSNTDGSALSTGRSLTYLIVAGIAWGTAGAAASLVFRASDMGPLALSFWRCVGGLALLLGALALRRGPRPAVTAAARGAVARGAVSLAAAAEPRRRRLVRILGTGIGLTVFQSAYFAAVEATGLAVGTVVTLGAGPVLIAVGARILMGERIGAGGAAAVAGALAGLGVLVLGGGDADVRPAGVALAVVSAAGYAAITLLTRWLGRESGGTDALSTTTWAFAVGAVGLLPAAVAEGLLPHTDSPLLMLGLLGYVAAVPTALAYALYFAGAAVVRAATVSVIMLLEPVSAAVVAVALLGERLTAPTFAGTLLLLVAVTGLALAEARTAAERRRDAAVVRRIPVPTDQPRAAGGR, from the coding sequence GTGTCGAACACCGATGGTTCCGCCCTGTCCACCGGGCGGAGCCTCACCTATCTGATCGTCGCCGGAATCGCCTGGGGCACGGCCGGCGCCGCCGCCTCGCTGGTCTTCCGGGCCAGTGACATGGGGCCGCTCGCCCTTTCCTTCTGGCGCTGCGTCGGCGGGCTCGCCCTGCTGCTCGGCGCGCTCGCGCTGCGCCGCGGGCCGCGGCCGGCCGTGACCGCCGCTGCCCGCGGTGCCGTGGCCCGCGGTGCCGTGTCCTTGGCCGCCGCCGCCGAACCGCGCCGTCGGCGCCTCGTCCGGATCCTCGGCACGGGCATCGGCCTGACCGTCTTCCAGAGCGCCTACTTCGCCGCGGTCGAGGCCACCGGCCTCGCCGTCGGCACCGTCGTCACCCTCGGCGCCGGACCCGTGCTCATCGCCGTCGGCGCCCGGATCCTCATGGGCGAACGGATCGGGGCCGGCGGGGCCGCGGCCGTCGCCGGCGCGCTCGCCGGGCTCGGCGTCCTCGTGCTCGGCGGCGGCGACGCCGACGTCCGGCCGGCCGGTGTCGCCCTCGCGGTCGTCTCCGCCGCCGGATACGCGGCGATCACCCTGCTCACCCGATGGCTCGGCCGGGAGAGCGGCGGCACGGACGCGCTGTCGACCACCACCTGGGCCTTCGCCGTCGGCGCGGTCGGACTGCTGCCGGCGGCCGTGGCCGAAGGACTCCTGCCGCACACCGACTCGCCGCTGCTGATGCTCGGCCTGCTGGGGTACGTGGCGGCCGTGCCGACCGCCCTCGCCTATGCCCTGTACTTCGCCGGAGCGGCCGTGGTCCGTGCCGCGACCGTCTCCGTGATCATGCTCCTGGAGCCGGTGAGCGCGGCGGTCGTCGCGGTCGCCCTCCTGGGCGAGCGCCTCACCGCGCCGACCTTCGCCGGCACCCTGCTGCTGCTCGTCGCCGTCACCGGGCTCGCCCTCGCGGAAGCCCGCACGGCGGCCGAGCGCAGGCGCGACGCGGCGGTGGTGCGGCGGATCCCCGTGCCGACGGACCAGCCGCGGGCGGCCGGAGGGCGCTGA
- a CDS encoding pyridoxamine 5'-phosphate oxidase family protein: MTDTTATATEAARPSYEPTERTVPTRSRERASYDRELVHSILDEGYVCHLGFVRDGAPVVLPTLYGRVGERLYVHGSTGSRPLRAAGRGEDAPGLPVCLTVTHVDGLVLARSAFHHSLNYRSVVVHGTARPVTDPEELRTALDALVDHVVPGRSADSRPGNAKEIAATAVLRLDLTEVSAKVRTGGPNDDPEDAGLPHWTGVIPVRRAYGAPVPAADLAPSIPLPDYLAAL; encoded by the coding sequence ATGACGGACACGACGGCGACCGCCACCGAGGCCGCCCGGCCGTCCTACGAGCCCACCGAGCGGACGGTCCCCACCCGGTCCCGCGAGCGCGCCTCGTACGACCGCGAGCTGGTCCACTCGATACTCGACGAGGGATACGTCTGCCACCTCGGCTTCGTCCGCGACGGCGCGCCCGTGGTGCTGCCCACCCTCTACGGCCGGGTCGGCGAGCGCCTGTACGTGCACGGTTCCACCGGGTCCCGACCGCTGCGCGCGGCCGGCCGCGGCGAGGACGCTCCGGGCCTGCCGGTCTGCCTCACCGTGACCCACGTGGACGGCCTGGTACTGGCCAGGTCCGCCTTCCACCACTCCCTCAACTACCGCTCGGTCGTGGTGCACGGCACCGCCCGCCCGGTCACCGACCCCGAGGAGCTGCGCACCGCGCTCGACGCGCTGGTCGACCACGTCGTGCCCGGCCGCTCCGCCGACTCCCGGCCGGGCAACGCCAAGGAGATCGCCGCGACCGCCGTGCTGCGCCTGGACCTGACCGAGGTCTCGGCGAAGGTCCGCACCGGCGGCCCCAACGACGATCCGGAGGACGCCGGACTCCCCCACTGGACCGGTGTGATCCCGGTCCGGCGGGCCTACGGCGCCCCGGTCCCGGCCGCCGACCTCGCCCCGTCGATCCCCCTGCCCGACTACCTCGCGGCCCTCTGA
- a CDS encoding aminotransferase class I/II-fold pyridoxal phosphate-dependent enzyme, translated as MLGEYRIEGRRASEIAASVERGVGSGQLQPGQLLPPMRELAASLDVNPNTVAAAYRTLRERGVIETDGRRGSRVRPAPATTARGSIRVEAPEGVRDVSDGSPDPALLPPLGAVLAEVAAEYARRPPMYGEAPVDEEFARLARAAFDEAGVPAGPVGVASGSLDAVERVLAVHLRPGDSVAVEDPGWGSLLDLVPALGLRPVPVAVDDEGPLPGAVARALRGGARAVIVTDRAQNPTGACVTAARAAELRAVLDEHPDVLLVEDDHGHGIVAQPAHPLTTGRGRWVFVRSVAKAWGPDLRIAAFTGDAETVDRVLGRQRLGPGWVSRLLQRAVVHLWATGAVDPAAVAASYGARRDGLVRALARRGVEAHGRAGMNVWVPVTDETGAVARLLGAGWAVAPGARFRMDAGPAIRVTVSGITRNDIEPLADAIAHASGPAPARSYG; from the coding sequence GTGCTAGGAGAGTATCGGATCGAAGGTCGTCGCGCATCGGAGATCGCCGCCAGCGTGGAACGGGGCGTCGGCTCGGGGCAGCTCCAGCCGGGCCAATTGCTGCCCCCCATGAGGGAGTTGGCGGCGTCGCTCGACGTGAACCCGAACACGGTCGCCGCCGCCTACCGGACCCTGCGCGAGCGCGGGGTGATCGAGACGGACGGCCGGCGCGGCAGCCGGGTGCGCCCCGCGCCCGCCACGACGGCGCGCGGCTCGATCCGCGTCGAGGCTCCCGAGGGCGTACGGGACGTGAGCGACGGCAGCCCGGACCCCGCGCTGCTGCCGCCGCTCGGGGCGGTGCTCGCCGAGGTCGCGGCCGAGTACGCGAGGCGGCCGCCGATGTACGGAGAGGCGCCGGTCGACGAGGAGTTCGCGCGGCTCGCGCGGGCCGCCTTCGACGAGGCCGGGGTCCCGGCCGGGCCCGTCGGCGTCGCCTCCGGTTCGCTCGACGCCGTCGAGCGGGTCCTCGCCGTCCACCTCAGGCCGGGCGACTCGGTGGCCGTCGAGGACCCCGGCTGGGGCAGCCTCCTCGACCTCGTGCCGGCCCTCGGGCTGCGGCCCGTGCCGGTCGCCGTCGACGACGAGGGGCCCCTGCCCGGAGCCGTGGCGCGGGCGCTGCGGGGCGGGGCGCGCGCGGTGATCGTCACCGACCGGGCCCAGAACCCGACCGGCGCCTGCGTCACGGCCGCCCGCGCCGCCGAACTGCGGGCCGTCCTCGACGAGCACCCGGACGTGCTGCTGGTCGAGGACGACCACGGGCACGGCATCGTCGCGCAGCCCGCGCATCCGCTCACCACCGGGCGGGGCAGATGGGTCTTCGTGCGCTCGGTGGCCAAGGCGTGGGGCCCCGACCTGCGGATCGCCGCCTTCACCGGGGACGCGGAGACCGTCGACCGGGTCCTCGGGCGGCAGCGGCTCGGCCCCGGCTGGGTCAGCCGGCTGCTCCAGCGTGCCGTGGTCCACCTGTGGGCCACGGGGGCCGTCGACCCGGCGGCCGTCGCCGCCTCCTACGGGGCGCGCCGCGACGGCCTGGTCCGCGCGCTCGCCCGGCGCGGCGTCGAGGCGCACGGGCGCGCCGGCATGAACGTGTGGGTCCCTGTCACCGACGAGACCGGGGCCGTCGCCCGGCTCCTCGGGGCGGGCTGGGCGGTGGCGCCGGGCGCGCGCTTCCGGATGGACGCGGGTCCGGCGATCCGCGTGACCGTCTCCGGCATCACGCGCAACGACATCGAGCCCCTCGCGGACGCGATCGCCCACGCCTCGGGCCCGGCACCGGCCCGGAGTTACGGCTGA
- a CDS encoding pyridoxamine 5'-phosphate oxidase family protein: MTVAQRRGRRIMMTPAELDSFLTEQRTCRVATVSADGRPHVSALWFAWDGTSMWLYSLTRSRRWAELRARPRIAVVVDDGEQYGELRGAELSGTVEFVGEAPRTGRPCPELEEPERLFAAKNFGLDAMPHDGRHAWLRLTPDAVASWDFRKLASPPTA; encoded by the coding sequence ATGACCGTCGCGCAGCGCCGTGGGCGCCGGATCATGATGACTCCGGCCGAGCTCGACTCCTTCCTCACCGAACAGCGCACCTGCCGGGTCGCGACCGTGTCGGCCGACGGGCGCCCGCACGTCAGCGCCCTCTGGTTCGCCTGGGACGGCACCTCGATGTGGCTCTACTCCCTCACCCGCAGCCGGCGCTGGGCGGAGCTGCGGGCCCGGCCGCGGATCGCGGTCGTCGTGGACGACGGCGAGCAGTACGGGGAGCTGCGCGGGGCGGAGCTCTCGGGCACCGTGGAGTTCGTGGGCGAGGCGCCGCGCACCGGGCGGCCCTGCCCCGAGCTGGAGGAGCCCGAGCGGCTCTTCGCCGCCAAGAACTTCGGCCTCGACGCCATGCCGCACGACGGCCGGCACGCCTGGCTGCGGCTCACCCCGGACGCCGTCGCGTCCTGGGACTTCCGCAAGTTGGCCTCCCCGCCCACCGCCTAG
- a CDS encoding cysteine hydrolase codes for MTQRERLREQLAPDGTVLLTVECQEGVVGRDAALPELAAVARSSGALRHVARLVATAHEAGVQVLHAVAERRPDGRGASRNARLFRAAARLPVQQHTGSTAVRIAEPIEVAEGDLVVRRLHGLSPIAGTDVDALLRNLGCRTLVVTGVSANVAVPNAVFDAVNLGYTVVVPGDAIAGVPADYTPAMIRHTLALVATVTTTDDVLDCWRAPRRVSPA; via the coding sequence GTGACGCAGCGGGAACGGCTCAGGGAACAGCTCGCCCCCGACGGCACCGTACTCCTCACCGTCGAGTGCCAGGAGGGCGTCGTCGGCCGCGACGCCGCCCTGCCCGAACTCGCCGCGGTCGCACGGTCCTCCGGCGCCCTGCGCCATGTCGCCCGGCTGGTCGCCACCGCGCACGAGGCCGGTGTGCAGGTCCTGCACGCCGTCGCCGAGCGCCGCCCCGACGGGCGCGGGGCCAGCCGCAACGCCCGCCTCTTTCGCGCCGCCGCCCGGCTCCCCGTACAGCAGCACACCGGAAGCACCGCCGTAAGGATCGCGGAGCCGATCGAGGTGGCCGAAGGAGACCTGGTGGTACGGCGCCTGCACGGCCTCTCGCCGATCGCCGGCACCGACGTGGACGCCCTGCTGCGCAACCTCGGCTGCCGGACCCTGGTCGTCACCGGGGTCTCCGCCAACGTGGCGGTCCCCAACGCCGTCTTCGACGCCGTCAACCTCGGCTACACCGTGGTGGTGCCGGGCGACGCCATCGCGGGGGTGCCGGCCGACTACACCCCCGCGATGATCCGCCACACCCTCGCCCTGGTCGCCACCGTCACGACCACCGACGACGTTCTCGACTGCTGGCGGGCGCCGCGCCGGGTCAGCCCAGCCTGA
- a CDS encoding Rieske (2Fe-2S) protein codes for MSGVGRRSVVAAAGGAGLVAALAACGGNAQDGGDGDGEGSGGGDASGGTGQEAPLTRTGEVPVGGGKVLADRGLVVTQPKAGEFKAFSSRCPHQGCHVGSVADGVIVCPCHQSRFDASDGSVRKGPATQPLEPVPIEVVGDAIRLG; via the coding sequence ATGAGCGGTGTGGGGCGCAGGTCGGTCGTCGCGGCGGCCGGTGGAGCGGGCCTGGTGGCGGCCCTGGCCGCCTGCGGCGGGAACGCGCAGGACGGCGGGGACGGCGACGGGGAGGGCTCGGGCGGCGGGGACGCGTCCGGCGGTACGGGCCAGGAGGCGCCGCTCACCCGGACCGGCGAGGTCCCGGTGGGCGGGGGCAAGGTGCTCGCCGACCGGGGACTGGTCGTGACGCAGCCCAAGGCGGGCGAGTTCAAGGCGTTCTCCTCGCGCTGCCCGCACCAGGGCTGTCACGTCGGCAGCGTGGCGGACGGGGTCATCGTCTGTCCCTGCCACCAGAGCCGGTTCGACGCCTCGGACGGCAGCGTGAGGAAGGGCCCGGCGACGCAGCCCTTGGAGCCGGTGCCGATCGAGGTGGTCGGCGACGCGATCAGGCTGGGCTGA
- a CDS encoding SDR family oxidoreductase — MAGPQTGGPGGALCLVTGAGGYIGGRLVPELLDAGYRVRCLARTPAHLQDHPWADRVEIVRGDVTDAASLRPALEGVDVAYYLVHSMGSGRGFEETDRRAARTFAAEARGAGLRRLVYLGGLTPRDVPEERLSPHLRSRAEVGRILLDSGVPTTVLKAAVVIGSGSASFEMLRYLTERLPVMVTPSWVGTRVQPIAVRDVLRLLVGSASMPPEVNRSFDIGGPDVLTYREMMIRYAAVARLPRRLIVSVPMLTPRLSSQWIGLVTPVPASLARPLAESLRHEVVCAEDDIRRYVPDPPGGPLSFDAALELALQRVRDAQVTTRWSSASLPGAPSDPLPTDPDWAGGSLYTDERSRTVDAGEAQLWRVIEGVGGQNGWYSFPLAWAVRGWLDRLVGGVGLRRGRRDAQRLRVGDALDFWRVEEIERGRLLRLRAEMRLPGLAWLEMRAERDDAGRTRYHQRALFHPRGLAGQLYWWGVSPFHAVVFGGMARNIARTAEKAAEKAADKATDKAEEGAAGEAADEAARAGDRPAGGGSGDG, encoded by the coding sequence ATGGCAGGTCCTCAGACCGGCGGGCCCGGCGGAGCGCTGTGCCTGGTCACCGGCGCGGGCGGCTACATCGGCGGACGGCTCGTCCCCGAGCTCCTCGACGCGGGATACCGGGTGCGCTGCCTCGCCAGGACCCCGGCCCACCTCCAGGACCACCCCTGGGCCGACCGCGTCGAGATCGTCCGCGGCGACGTCACCGACGCCGCGAGCCTGCGGCCGGCCCTCGAAGGCGTCGACGTCGCCTACTACCTCGTCCACTCCATGGGCTCCGGCAGGGGCTTCGAGGAGACCGACCGGCGCGCCGCCCGCACCTTCGCCGCCGAGGCACGCGGCGCGGGACTGCGCCGCCTCGTCTACCTCGGCGGCCTCACCCCCCGCGACGTGCCGGAGGAGCGGCTCTCGCCCCATCTGCGCTCCCGCGCCGAGGTCGGCCGGATCCTGCTCGACTCCGGCGTGCCCACCACCGTCCTCAAGGCGGCCGTCGTCATCGGCTCCGGCTCGGCGTCCTTCGAGATGCTCCGTTACCTGACCGAACGGCTGCCGGTGATGGTGACGCCGAGCTGGGTGGGCACCCGGGTGCAGCCGATCGCGGTGCGGGACGTGCTGCGCCTCCTGGTCGGCAGCGCCTCGATGCCGCCGGAGGTGAACCGCAGCTTCGACATCGGCGGCCCGGACGTCCTCACGTACCGGGAGATGATGATCCGGTACGCGGCCGTCGCCCGCCTTCCGCGCCGGCTCATCGTCTCCGTCCCGATGCTCACCCCCCGCCTGTCGAGCCAGTGGATCGGCCTCGTCACCCCCGTGCCCGCCTCCCTCGCCCGCCCGCTGGCCGAGTCCCTGCGCCACGAGGTGGTGTGCGCCGAGGACGACATCCGCCGCTACGTCCCCGACCCGCCGGGCGGACCGCTGTCGTTCGACGCGGCGCTCGAACTCGCCCTCCAGCGCGTGCGCGACGCCCAGGTCACCACCCGCTGGTCCTCCGCCTCGCTGCCCGGAGCGCCCAGCGACCCGCTGCCCACCGACCCGGACTGGGCGGGCGGCAGCCTGTACACCGACGAACGATCCCGCACGGTGGACGCCGGCGAGGCACAGCTGTGGCGGGTCATCGAGGGCGTGGGCGGGCAGAACGGCTGGTACTCCTTCCCGCTGGCCTGGGCGGTACGGGGCTGGCTCGACCGGCTCGTCGGCGGCGTCGGCCTGCGCCGCGGGCGACGCGACGCCCAGCGCCTGCGGGTCGGCGACGCGCTCGACTTCTGGCGCGTCGAGGAGATCGAACGCGGCCGACTGCTCCGCCTGCGCGCCGAGATGCGGCTGCCCGGCCTCGCCTGGCTGGAGATGCGCGCCGAACGCGACGACGCGGGCCGCACGCGCTACCACCAGCGCGCCCTGTTCCACCCGCGCGGGCTCGCCGGGCAGTTGTACTGGTGGGGCGTCTCCCCGTTCCACGCGGTGGTCTTCGGCGGCATGGCGCGGAACATCGCGCGCACCGCGGAGAAGGCGGCGGAGAAGGCCGCGGACAAGGCGACGGACAAGGCGGAGGAGGGGGCCGCCGGCGAGGCGGCGGACGAGGCGGCGCGGGCCGGGGACCGGCCGGCCGGCGGGGGCTCCGGCGACGGGTGA
- a CDS encoding adenosylcobinamide amidohydrolase: protein MLAHDEDGRRWPILVWVPGPGTRMVSSAVLGGGIGERAWVVNAQVPPGYARLDPVAHLRTLAEGAGLDGPGVGLMTAAPVADRRCAADGGVEAVVTAGIGVRGWAAVPEDGAGTVGPPRPGTVNIIVSLPVPLTDAALVNAVATATEAKVQALVELGADASGTPTDAVCVACPAADGTPPEPFAGPRSLWGARLARAVHAATRAACAEALTRGD from the coding sequence CTGCTCGCCCACGACGAGGACGGCCGCCGCTGGCCGATCCTGGTGTGGGTGCCCGGCCCCGGCACCCGCATGGTGTCGAGCGCCGTCCTCGGCGGCGGCATCGGCGAGCGCGCGTGGGTGGTCAACGCCCAGGTGCCGCCGGGTTACGCCCGCCTCGACCCGGTCGCCCATCTGCGCACCCTGGCCGAGGGCGCCGGACTCGACGGCCCCGGGGTCGGCCTGATGACGGCGGCCCCGGTCGCCGACCGCCGCTGCGCCGCCGACGGCGGCGTCGAGGCCGTGGTCACGGCAGGCATCGGGGTGCGCGGCTGGGCCGCCGTCCCCGAGGACGGCGCGGGCACGGTCGGCCCGCCCCGTCCCGGCACCGTCAACATCATCGTGTCGCTGCCGGTGCCGCTCACCGACGCGGCCCTGGTCAACGCCGTCGCCACGGCCACCGAGGCCAAGGTCCAGGCGCTGGTGGAACTGGGCGCCGACGCCTCGGGCACCCCCACGGACGCCGTCTGCGTGGCCTGCCCGGCCGCCGACGGCACGCCCCCCGAGCCCTTCGCCGGCCCGCGCTCCCTCTGGGGCGCCCGACTGGCCCGCGCTGTCCACGCGGCGACCCGGGCGGCGTGCGCCGAGGCGCTCACCCGGGGCGACTGA
- a CDS encoding FAD-dependent monooxygenase, producing the protein MFTERTTVLVAGGGPVGLLLAGELALRDVDTIVLEQHEDVRDTPRAGTLHARSVQSLLRRGLLRLPRPGRLDLWQRTGFHFAGLPLLTIASPTAEGPPILNQPQSALEEAFQARARALGADIRRGLRVHRLTEHPDRVEVEVLSADGTARTLEADYVVGCDGARSTVREQAGIPVTTTEPSFSGVIGLVRLADPGGAPGGWARGPGGSTLINVNPRGQSRVLTHDFTRPFPDRGRPVTLRELSTTAARVLGRELPMRDLTYGSRFSDFTRVADTYRSPRHGRVLLAGDAAHVHAPLGGQGLNTGLQDAFNLGWKLGLVARGDAPATLLDTYTDERRAVARAVVANTRAQAALMDPRPEQEPLRAYFGRLMEVPEALAATAGEISGQSIRYPRPGTDPLTGTFLPNHTFKTEDGPRTTAELLEDATPLLLIAHDVTTLPPDLPAPWAGSAPARLRPVRILDADGTAPAWRAVLCRPDGYLAWAATGADPDPAELVTELTRWLGPADGKRAAGRDGDRW; encoded by the coding sequence ATGTTCACCGAACGCACGACCGTCCTCGTCGCCGGCGGCGGCCCCGTGGGCCTGCTGCTCGCCGGCGAACTGGCCTTGCGCGACGTCGACACGATCGTGCTCGAACAGCACGAGGACGTACGGGACACCCCGCGCGCCGGCACCCTGCACGCGCGCAGCGTCCAGTCCCTGCTGCGCCGGGGCCTGCTGCGGCTGCCCCGGCCCGGCCGGCTCGACCTGTGGCAGCGCACCGGTTTCCACTTCGCCGGGCTGCCGCTCCTGACGATCGCCAGCCCCACGGCCGAGGGCCCGCCGATCCTCAACCAGCCGCAGTCCGCCCTCGAGGAGGCCTTCCAGGCCCGGGCCCGCGCCCTGGGCGCCGACATCCGCCGGGGACTGCGCGTGCACCGGCTCACCGAGCACCCCGACCGGGTGGAGGTCGAGGTGCTGTCCGCGGACGGCACCGCCCGCACCCTGGAGGCTGACTACGTCGTGGGCTGCGACGGGGCCCGCAGCACCGTGCGCGAACAGGCGGGCATCCCGGTCACCACCACCGAGCCGTCCTTCAGCGGGGTGATCGGCCTCGTGCGCCTGGCCGACCCGGGCGGCGCGCCGGGCGGCTGGGCGCGCGGCCCCGGCGGCTCGACCCTGATCAACGTCAACCCCCGGGGCCAGAGCCGGGTGCTCACCCATGACTTCACCCGTCCGTTCCCCGACCGGGGCCGGCCGGTCACGCTACGGGAGCTGAGCACGACCGCCGCACGGGTCCTCGGCCGGGAACTGCCCATGCGCGACCTGACGTACGGCTCCCGCTTCAGCGACTTCACGCGCGTCGCCGACACCTACCGCTCCCCCCGCCACGGCCGGGTCCTGCTGGCCGGCGACGCGGCGCACGTCCATGCCCCGCTGGGCGGCCAGGGCCTCAACACCGGCCTCCAGGACGCCTTCAACCTGGGCTGGAAGCTCGGCCTGGTCGCGCGCGGTGACGCTCCCGCCACGCTCCTGGACACCTACACCGACGAGCGGCGGGCGGTGGCGCGTGCCGTGGTCGCCAACACCCGTGCACAGGCCGCGCTCATGGACCCGCGCCCCGAACAGGAGCCGCTGCGCGCCTACTTCGGACGCCTGATGGAGGTGCCGGAGGCACTGGCCGCGACCGCCGGGGAGATCAGCGGTCAGAGCATCCGCTACCCGCGGCCCGGCACCGATCCGCTGACGGGCACCTTCCTGCCCAACCACACCTTCAAGACCGAGGACGGGCCGCGCACCACCGCCGAGCTCCTGGAGGACGCCACTCCCCTGCTCCTGATCGCCCACGACGTGACGACGCTCCCGCCCGACCTGCCCGCCCCCTGGGCCGGATCCGCCCCCGCCCGCCTGCGACCGGTCCGGATCCTGGACGCCGACGGCACGGCTCCCGCCTGGCGCGCGGTGCTGTGCCGCCCGGACGGCTACCTCGCCTGGGCAGCGACCGGAGCGGACCCCGACCCGGCCGAGCTCGTCACCGAACTGACGCGCTGGCTGGGCCCGGCGGACGGGAAGCGGGCCGCAGGACGGGACGGCGACCGGTGGTGA